Genomic DNA from Selenomonas sp. oral taxon 126:
AAACGGATGAATATAGCCAAACAGATAGTGGAAAATGGCGATGCGATAGAGCAGGGGCATTTGCTCCTCATGCAGCAGAGCAAGCGCCTGCTCCATATCGCGCACGATCTTCTCCTCGGGATAGCTGCCGCGATGAATCGTCTTTTGCGAAGGCGATACGATGTCCACAGAGCCCTTGCGGAACAAAGACCCGTCGGGAAGGTTCGCCGGATCCGCACGGCGGATTTCGTCGGCGATAAAGGTGTCAAAGAGTGCACGCAGATCGGCGGGCGTCCCGAGAGCAACTTCCTCTCCCTGGAGAATCCGCGTGTATTTGTTGACGACGCCCCCCAGACGCATCCGCAGGCGATCTGCAGGCGCAGTCTCCATCGCCGCACGAATCTCGCGCTTCGTACTGTGCACGCCCTCGATCGCGTTGGTCGCGAGAATCTCCTGCACGAGGCAGGTGTGCAGGAACTGATCGATTCCTGCTGTCGGTACGTGTGCAATATGCCCGAGGAGTGCCGTGAAGTCCCGTCCGATTGCCTCCTGCAGGAGCGCAAGCTCCTCCGTATAGCAGTAAAATGCCGGGTAGGTCTGCGTTCGACCATATTCCTGCAGGATAAAATTGAGATGGCGCGTCATCGGGCTCGTACGGCGGCGCTCATGCTCCGCACGCCACTGATGCTCATCCCTCCGATAGAGATGGGAGAGAGATTCATAAGCCATGTCACGCACCTCCAAAAAACGGCTCTTTCTCATATGTTACGGAGAATCGGAAATAGCTCCGTGCGATGCTCCTAAGCAAACCCTAGTGGAGCAAGCGGAGCAAAGCGTTCGACTCGCCCCCTGCGGATTTCTTTCGTTCAAGCGTAGCGCGTTTAAGAAGTCCGCAGGTATTTAGGCGAACGAGAACGCGACCGCTTGCGTAACTAAGCGTTTGCGTGGAGCAAGCACGGAGTCATTCCGTAACATTTATCATAGAACCCAAAAAACACCCAATTTTTATATATGAAACCACTGAAATATAAAAAATAGGAATTTTTTATATTTCACTCCCATAGTATACCGTTCTATTGTTTGGGAATCAATCAAAATATGCAGGGCTTTTTCATCATGCGGCGAATCAATAGAGTACAGAAGTCCGAGAGGAGGAGTATCCATGTCCATCTTAGCAGCCTATGTTGTCCCGCATCCGCCGCTCATCATCCCCGAGGTCGGGCGGGGCGAGGAGAAGAAGATCCAGCTGACGGTGAATGCTTACGAGCGCGCGATGAAGGAGGCGGCGGAGCTCGCGCCCGATACGGTCATCATCGCGAGCCCGCACACGGTCATGTATGCCGACTACTTCCACATCGCGCCGGGCGAAACGGCGTCGGGCAGCTTTGCCCAGTTCGGCGCGGAGGGGGTCACGGTGACGGCGCACTATGACAGCGTACTCGCGAAGGAGGTTGAGATGGAGGCTGCGGAGGCGGGCATCGAGGCGGGGCCCGTTGGCGGACGAAATGCCGCGCTCGATCACGCCGTCATGATCCCGCTGCGCTTCCTGTACGCGCACACGCGGGACTTCCGCGTGGTACGGCTCGGCATCTCGGGGCTCTCTCCGCTCGATCACTACAACTTCGGCAAATGCGTTGCACGCGCCGTCAATACGCTCGGACGGCGGGCGGTCTTCATCGCGAGCGGCGACCTCTCGCACAAGCTGACGCCCGAGGGACCGTACGGCTTTGCGCCCGAGGGGCCGCGGTTCGACAAGGCGTGCATGAAGTACCTCGAGGAGGGCGACTTCCTGAAGCTCCTGCGCATGGAGCGCAGCATCTACGAACCGGCGGCAGAGTGCGGGCTGCGCACGTTCTGGATGATGGCAGGTGCGCTCGACGGGCAGGCACTCAAGATCAAGAAGCTCTCCTATCAAGGGCCGTTCGGCGTCGGCTACGGCGTTGTCTCCTGCAAGGTGACGCGCGAGGATGTGCGCCGCAGCTTCACCGAGCGCTACGAGATGTTGGAACGCCGCGCACGCGAGGAGCGGCGCGCCGCCGAGGATGACTATGTGCAACTCGCGCGGCATGCGATTGAGACCATCGTCCGCACGGGGAAACTGCCGGAGCGTCCGCAGGGACTTCCATCCGAGATGGCGGAGCGCGCGGGCGTATTCGTCTCGCTCAAGAAGGACGGGGAGCTGCGCGGCTGCATCGGGACGTTCGAGCCGATGGCGAAGAATATCGCAGAGGAGATCATGCAAAACGCCGCTTCCGCCGCCCTGCGCGATCCGCGCTTCCCGCCCGTGCGCGAGGACGAGCTGGACGAGATCATCTACTCCGTGGATGTGCTCACGGAGCCGGAACTCGTGCGCGGCGCGGACGAGCTCGACGCGCGGCGATACGGCGTCATTGTCGAGTCGCGCGGGCGCAAAGGGCTCCTCCTGCCCGATCTCGCGGGTGTCGACACGGCAGAGGAGCAGCTGCGCATTGCGCGCAAGAAGGGCGGCATCCCTGAGGACGCCGCCATCCGCATCTGGCGCTTTGAAGTGACGCGGCACACGTAAGATGAACATCCCTGCTTACACGCGGCGCACTGCGCGGGTGCAGAACAACGTGTCCCACGGAGCAGGTGCGCGAGGCTGCTCTCGGAGCGCCCCTTTCGGCTCACTGTGTTCGCCACTTCCCCCGCTCTGGCGGGGGAAGCTAATATGCCGTAATGCAAAGCCTCCCCCGCTCGACACGGGGGAGGGGGGCCGCGTGAGCGGTGGTAGGGGCGTCTTGAGCGTTTTGGGAAGACAAACAAAGGGCTGTTGCACGAATCAAAAAATAACTTTGTGCAGCAGCCCCGACCATAAGAATGCGCCTCTGCATAACAGTGCAGACGCTCGTGTTACCTGCGAACTCTGTCCCCATGCCTGCCGCCTCGCTACGGGTGAGACGGGCTTTTGCCGCGCGCGCGAGAATCGGGGCGGCGTCATTCGTTCGAAGAACTATGGACGCGTGACTTCGCTTGCGCTCGACCCGATCGAGAAGAAGCCGCTGCACTACTTTCACCCCGGCAGCTTTATCCTCTCGGTCGGCAGCTTCGGCTGCAATCTTGCCTGCCCCTTCTGTCAGAACGCCGCGATTGCAATGGCGGACGCCTCGATTGAGACGGAGGATGTGTCCCCCGCACATCTCGCCGCACTTGCCGCAGAGCTCAGCCGCCGCCCGCCGGGCAATCTCGGCGTCGCCTTTACGTACAACGAGCCGCTCCTCAGCTTCGAGTACATTCTCGATACC
This window encodes:
- a CDS encoding Fic family protein → MAYESLSHLYRRDEHQWRAEHERRRTSPMTRHLNFILQEYGRTQTYPAFYCYTEELALLQEAIGRDFTALLGHIAHVPTAGIDQFLHTCLVQEILATNAIEGVHSTKREIRAAMETAPADRLRMRLGGVVNKYTRILQGEEVALGTPADLRALFDTFIADEIRRADPANLPDGSLFRKGSVDIVSPSQKTIHRGSYPEEKIVRDMEQALALLHEEQMPLLYRIAIFHYLFGYIHPFYDGNGRMSRFITTYLLAREFHPTVALQLSLLIKKRRKGYYKLFAETTSSLNCGDMTPFIIGTLHFVHEAIDYTAEVLAERLQRYRKYHDIVVADVNDKTMRGVYDVLLQASVFSDVGATVSEIARTLDKTETTIYAKLKHIPEAHIYQNRTSRPYHYMLRTEPFDEGNAHK
- the amrA gene encoding AmmeMemoRadiSam system protein A; amino-acid sequence: MSILAAYVVPHPPLIIPEVGRGEEKKIQLTVNAYERAMKEAAELAPDTVIIASPHTVMYADYFHIAPGETASGSFAQFGAEGVTVTAHYDSVLAKEVEMEAAEAGIEAGPVGGRNAALDHAVMIPLRFLYAHTRDFRVVRLGISGLSPLDHYNFGKCVARAVNTLGRRAVFIASGDLSHKLTPEGPYGFAPEGPRFDKACMKYLEEGDFLKLLRMERSIYEPAAECGLRTFWMMAGALDGQALKIKKLSYQGPFGVGYGVVSCKVTREDVRRSFTERYEMLERRAREERRAAEDDYVQLARHAIETIVRTGKLPERPQGLPSEMAERAGVFVSLKKDGELRGCIGTFEPMAKNIAEEIMQNAASAALRDPRFPPVREDELDEIIYSVDVLTEPELVRGADELDARRYGVIVESRGRKGLLLPDLAGVDTAEEQLRIARKKGGIPEDAAIRIWRFEVTRHT
- the amrS gene encoding AmmeMemoRadiSam system radical SAM enzyme, which gives rise to MCSSPDHKNAPLHNSADARVTCELCPHACRLATGETGFCRARENRGGVIRSKNYGRVTSLALDPIEKKPLHYFHPGSFILSVGSFGCNLACPFCQNAAIAMADASIETEDVSPAHLAALAAELSRRPPGNLGVAFTYNEPLLSFEYILDTAPLLHAAGLAVVLVTNGTICADPLERLLPHIDAMNIDLKCFREDGYRRLGGDLGTVKETITHAVLRGVHVEVTSLIVPEMNDSAADMEEEARWLAGLSPEIPLHISRYFPRHRMNTPPTPIATIDRLTEIARQNLRHVHRGNC